The genomic stretch AACCGGTGGGGTTCTCGATCTTCTCGATGAGCAACCGGGCCGCCTGGGTGCTGGTTTCCCGATAGTCCTGTTTGTTGGTGGTGAGGGAATAGGGAGGGACCGAGGCTTGTGGGATATCGTCAAAGCCGACCAGCGCGATATCTTTTCCTACCTTCATGCCTTTTTCCACGATGCTGTCCCAGGCGCCCAGGGCCATGAGATCGTTCGAGGCAAAAACCGCGGTGGGCCTGTCCTTGAGGGCTAACAGCTTATTCATCGCTTTCGCGCCGGAACCCTTGCTGAAATCCCCCCCGACGATGTAAGGATCCGGCACCGAAAGCCCATGCCGTTCCATCGCTTGTTTAAATTCCCTTAAACGGTCCGCCGCGTCGGCTGAAATTTTTACTTCTCCTGTGATGCAGGCGATCTTTTGATGCCCCTTCTTGACCAGGTGATCCACCACTTCAACCACCGCTTTCGCGTTGTCGCAATCCACGAAATCCACGGAAGGATCGTTGGCCCTGCATCCGATCAAGACCAAGGGAACCCGGAAGTCCTTGAGCTGGTTCACCTCCTCTTCCTTGAGGTAGGGGGAAACCATCAAAACTCCGTCGACCGTGTTGCGGGAGACGCGTTTTTCGACTTCCTGCAGGTCGAAAACACCCGAGATGGTATTGATCAAAAGGCCGTACTGTTTTTCCTGTACGACATCGTTAATGCCGTTCAAAAGCCCGAGGTACCATTCATTTTCCAGGTTGATCTTGATGCTCGACCAGGAAAAACAAACTTCGATCAGGTTGAACTGCTTTCCCACCAAGCCCCGGGCGAAGGGGTCGGTCTTGAAATCCAGGTCCGCGATGGCTTTTAACACCTTTTGGCGTGTTAAATCCGTCAGGTTGGATCTATTGTTCAAGGTGCGGGAGACGGTCGAAATGGAGACGCCCGCCCTGGCGGCGACATCATAAATGGTTGATTTGGGGTTCTTTTTACTTTTCAATTATTTCGCCGGTTCTTGGTCGGTCCATCGCCTATTATCCCGAATTTCACGGACGTCCTCTCCCTGCAACATCGCCGGTCAATTGGCTTCTCATTATACGTCCCCCCCTTGGCGGTGGACGCCTCCCTCCAAATGGATCGTTCCTTCCGGGTCCCCCGTGGACGCCTTTCGAATGGGCATCCACTTGAAGTCGAGCCCCGCTTTTACGGGGCACACTTCAGGGGCACCCCGCCGTGGACAGCTAAAAGCCCGATCAAAGCCCCAATTTTTTAAGAAGTCGAGCCGTTGTATACCATTCAATGCCGGTCCCCGAAAAATCACCATCGTTCGACCAAATAGGTATTTTTCGCTCAAGGGATAAAGCCAACAGATCGATATCGTCCGGGTCTCTTTTGCCGATCTTCCTCCGGGCGATGGCCATTGAGCCGTGATATTCCTTGGGCTCATACTCCCGGACAGCCAATAGTTGAAATTGGCTTTCCAAGAGCTCAACGGCTATTCCATATTTCCCGGCCATTACGGGGAGGTATTCCCGAACTTCTTTGATATTCAAGGACGTGGTCACGACTTCAAGGTGGGAATGTGTGAAAACTTTGAGGGCGGCCCTTCCGGTTGCGGCGGAAAGAAGGACATTAGCGTCCGCGGCGATTTGTCCGGCGGCGTTTTCTCCATGTTTCAAAGTCATGTGTTACCGTCCGCTCAGTGACGCCTGATTTTTTGAGGTGATTGGAAATGGCCGAACCCAGGTTCGATAAAAGTTCCCTGCGCAATTCCAGGGGGAGCTCCTGGGACTTGGACATCGGGACCAAAAGACTGGCCACCTTCCCGTGTTTGGTCACAAACACGAGGTCGCCGCCGCTCAGGAATTCCGGCGCGTGATCCCTAAATTCCCTTACTCCCGCGACTCGCATAAATCCACCTTCGTTACGGCTCGTAATGACCTTCGACACCCCTCATCCTATGGGAGTTCTCATTATTATGTCAATAATTGTGTACACAATTCCGGTTTGCCTTGTCCGCCCAGGACCCCCGTCGCGGACGACCGGTCCCACGCCCCCTAAACGAACCGTTCCCATTCGGTGCGGGTGTTGAAACCCGCCAGGCACCAGAGGGAAGGGTCGAATTTCCGCAGTTCCCCGGGCAGGACCGGGTTCACCCGCAGGGGACCTTCGTTGATCAGGTCCTGGAAGCCCCGATAGGCGCCGGGTTCGAGTTTGCGCAGGGCCTGGTAGCTCCAGATGGAGCAGAGCGGTTCCCAACGGCCCTCATAGCGCGGGACCACCGCGTCCGGGCATCCCTCGGATCTCCAAAGGTGGAAGAGGCCCTCCACCGCTTCCCTTTTGAGGAAGGGCATGTCCACCCCGGTGAGGAAGAGGACCTGTTCCTTGGCCGAGGTCAGGGCCGCGTGGAGGCCCGCCAGGGGACCTTCCTGCTCCCATTGGTCGGTCACGATCCGGAATTCGACGGCCGCGTCGGGCGGCACCTGGTCGGCCTGGCGGCAGACCGCGAAGGCGTCGGCGGAGAACTGGGAGGCTTCCCGCAAAAGATGGGCGGCCAGGCTGGCGCCCCGGAAGGGCAGGAAGGCCTTGGGCGAACCGAAACGGGTGCTCTTCCCGCCCATGAGGACGGCGACGGAAAGGGGCAATAAGGGGGTTTTCGTTTGGCTGGACAGGTCAGGGCCTCGGGCTTTTCAAAGATGATGCCGGTGTCCTGGAACGCAGTTGTCCTCGACCCAGGTCCGGGTCCCATCCGCATAGGTCTCCTTCTTCCAGATGGGAGCCCTTAGTTTGACCTCATCCATGGCCCAGGCGCAAGCCTCGAAGGCCTCCTTCCGGTGGACCGAAGAGGCTCCCACCCAGACCGCCGCCTCGCCCAAGGGCACCACCCCCACCCGGTGGGCGATCCAAAGGTCGTGAAGGGGCCATCGTTCCAGGGCTTCCCGCCGGATAAGTCCCAGTTCCTTCAGGGCCATGGGTCCGTAACATTCATAGCGCAGTTCGGCCACCTGTTTGCCGTCGTGGTGGTCGCGCACCCGTCCCTCGAAGGCGACCACCGCCCCGCAGGTCACGTCGGCGATCTTGGCTTGCCGCTCGGTGGTTTTTAACGGTTCCTGGGTTATCTCTATCATGCCGATGCCTTCAAGGTTTTTCTCCGTGCGCTCCGTGTCTCCGTGGTGGATCCCTTCTATCCCCCCGCCACCGGCGGGATGAGCGCCACCTCATCCCCCTCGCGGAGGGCTTGGGTCTCGGACACGTAATCCTGGTTCACCGCGTATCGGAGGGATTTCGGCGGAATGACCATCTCGGCCCCGAACACGCGGCCCGGCACCTCCCGGACGGTCACGCCCGGTTCCAGTTCCAGGTCCATCTCGCCCCGACCGGCCCTTTCCCGGAGCCCCGCGAATAGGAGGACCTTGACCCTCATATTTTCGTCCCAGGGAACGGGTGGAAGTTCAGGCGGGTTCCCACGGGTAAAACTTTTTTTCCCGGCGGGACTTCCAGAAGCCCATCCCCCAAGGCCATCATCTCCAACAAATGGGAACCTTGGCCGCCCAGGACCCGGGCCCTTCCCTTTCCATCCAGCTTCGATTTCACGAAATGGGTCTTCCGGCCCAAGGGCTTATAGGGATGCCGAAGGGCCGCCGCGACCGGGCGCGGGGCGGGGCGACACTGGAGCCTCATCAAGAGGGGGAGCACATAGAGCAGGAAACAGGAATAGACCGCCGCCGGATTGCCCGGAAGCCCGAAGACATGCTTCTTCCCCTGGCGTCCGTAATAGAGCGGCCCACCCGGCTTTTGCGCCACCCGCCAGAAGACCTGCCGAACGCCCGCCTGGCGCAGGGCTTCCCGGGTCGGGTCATGGTCCCCCACCGAGACCCCGCCCGTCACGATCAACAGATCGCTGTCCCGCAGGGCCGCCACCGCCTCCAACGCCAGGCGATGGGGCCGGTCGCCCACCCACTCGACCGGGGCTTCGAGCCCCTCTTCACGGAGGGCGGCCTGGAGCATCGATCCATTGGACTCGAAGACACCCGCGTCGCCCGGCCTGTCCCCCGGCGCCACCAGTTCGTCGCCCGTGACCAGCACCGACACCCGGGGAGGTCGGATGACCCCCACTCGAGGCACTCCCAGGGAAGCCAGGAATCCCAGGGTCCGCGCGGAGAGCGGGCCGGCGGGCAGGGTCAAGCGGCGGCCCTTTCGCACACCTTCACCCCGGTAGCGGATGTGCCCCCCCTTCTCGGGGCGCTCCATATATAGAAGGTTCCTCTCGACCCGGACCTTTTCCTTGGGGACCACGCTGTCGGCCCCCGGGGGAATGGGTGCCCCGGTCATGATGCGCAGCGCATGGCCTTTCCCGACCCCTTTTCCGGCGGTGTCCCCCGCCGACCTTTCCCCGGTGATGCGCAGGGGCCTTCCCGCCCCGCAGTCCCGGAAGCGGAAAGCGAACCCGTCCATGGCGGAGACGTCCCGCAGGGGATAGTCGTAAGGGGCCTTGAGCTTCTCCCGCGCTTCCCGGCCCAAGGCCTGGGCCAACGGGACCCGTTCCGTTCCCAAAGGCTTCACGCCTTGTAGGATCTTTTGGAGCGCTTCTTTAGGATTCATTCTTGATCCCTTTTTCCGTCATCGCGAGGAGTGCCCCGCGAATAGCGGGGCGATCACGACGCGGCGACCCCAGTTCAGATAAGCCTTTTCCCAAAGCACACTTCAATCACATTTCTCCCCTTTCCCATCCACGGCGGTGGGCCGGGGCTTGCCGGTCTTCATGGGTTTGAAGGCATGGAGCAGGGCGGGAAAGAGGGCCTGCACCGTCTCCTCGCAACCGGACCGGGAGCCGGGCAGGGTCACCAGCAGGGTCTTGCCTCTTTGTCCCGCCACGCCGCGCGACAGCATGGCGTAGGGCGTCTTCTTCTGCCCGAAGGCCCGGGCCGCTTCCATGACCCCGGGAA from bacterium encodes the following:
- a CDS encoding PIN domain-containing protein, which encodes MTLKHGENAAGQIAADANVLLSAATGRAALKVFTHSHLEVVTTSLNIKEVREYLPVMAGKYGIAVELLESQFQLLAVREYEPKEYHGSMAIARRKIGKRDPDDIDLLALSLERKIPIWSNDGDFSGTGIEWYTTARLLKKLGL
- a CDS encoding molybdopterin molybdotransferase MoeA; translation: MNPKEALQKILQGVKPLGTERVPLAQALGREAREKLKAPYDYPLRDVSAMDGFAFRFRDCGAGRPLRITGERSAGDTAGKGVGKGHALRIMTGAPIPPGADSVVPKEKVRVERNLLYMERPEKGGHIRYRGEGVRKGRRLTLPAGPLSARTLGFLASLGVPRVGVIRPPRVSVLVTGDELVAPGDRPGDAGVFESNGSMLQAALREEGLEAPVEWVGDRPHRLALEAVAALRDSDLLIVTGGVSVGDHDPTREALRQAGVRQVFWRVAQKPGGPLYYGRQGKKHVFGLPGNPAAVYSCFLLYVLPLLMRLQCRPAPRPVAAALRHPYKPLGRKTHFVKSKLDGKGRARVLGGQGSHLLEMMALGDGLLEVPPGKKVLPVGTRLNFHPFPGTKI
- a CDS encoding molybdenum cofactor guanylyltransferase, with protein sequence MPLSVAVLMGGKSTRFGSPKAFLPFRGASLAAHLLREASQFSADAFAVCRQADQVPPDAAVEFRIVTDQWEQEGPLAGLHAALTSAKEQVLFLTGVDMPFLKREAVEGLFHLWRSEGCPDAVVPRYEGRWEPLCSIWSYQALRKLEPGAYRGFQDLINEGPLRVNPVLPGELRKFDPSLWCLAGFNTRTEWERFV
- a CDS encoding MoaD/ThiS family protein — protein: MRVKVLLFAGLRERAGRGEMDLELEPGVTVREVPGRVFGAEMVIPPKSLRYAVNQDYVSETQALREGDEVALIPPVAGG
- a CDS encoding LacI family DNA-binding transcriptional regulator, coding for MKSKKNPKSTIYDVAARAGVSISTVSRTLNNRSNLTDLTRQKVLKAIADLDFKTDPFARGLVGKQFNLIEVCFSWSSIKINLENEWYLGLLNGINDVVQEKQYGLLINTISGVFDLQEVEKRVSRNTVDGVLMVSPYLKEEEVNQLKDFRVPLVLIGCRANDPSVDFVDCDNAKAVVEVVDHLVKKGHQKIACITGEVKISADAADRLREFKQAMERHGLSVPDPYIVGGDFSKGSGAKAMNKLLALKDRPTAVFASNDLMALGAWDSIVEKGMKVGKDIALVGFDDIPQASVPPYSLTTNKQDYRETSTQAARLLIEKIENPTGWKTRQILVPTQLVVRRSSRVKY
- a CDS encoding molybdenum cofactor biosynthesis protein MoaE, producing the protein MIEITQEPLKTTERQAKIADVTCGAVVAFEGRVRDHHDGKQVAELRYECYGPMALKELGLIRREALERWPLHDLWIAHRVGVVPLGEAAVWVGASSVHRKEAFEACAWAMDEVKLRAPIWKKETYADGTRTWVEDNCVPGHRHHL